A stretch of Aerococcus urinaehominis DNA encodes these proteins:
- a CDS encoding Blp family class II bacteriocin, with translation MKILHEKTIKAERLLKIKGGGKRTDVASNMLSWAAAGYRICPAYKPVCAVVGGAAGAAYGAWGN, from the coding sequence ATGAAAATTTTACATGAAAAAACTATTAAAGCAGAAAGACTACTAAAAATAAAAGGCGGTGGTAAGCGCACTGATGTGGCATCTAATATGCTGTCGTGGGCTGCAGCTGGCTACCGCATTTGTCCCGCCTATAAACCGGTCTGTGCCGTAGTTGGAGGAGCAGCCGGTGCAGCTTATGGCGCCTGGGGTAATTAA
- a CDS encoding LytR/AlgR family response regulator transcription factor, translating to MHSIYICDDNSIQLLDITDIIKDYVLFHNHAYKMGGFSPDPADLFNQIQADQVRLGVYFLDIELGNLDTNGIDLATAIRQIDPFGKIIFITSHTKYAPMVLKRKVEPFALVEKGDKEVMRQEIFQCLNLITDQENSVSNQEDPMISFKIGNKVYRFLIDEVIYIQISSLPHRLELVTETGHYQFYGKIKAYQREYPQDLFGISRSTLINPDKIRLVDGDKRLLTLDNGDQLPFSASKKVALEKFVLAKHKT from the coding sequence ATGCACTCAATCTATATTTGTGACGATAATTCTATCCAGCTACTAGATATTACTGATATCATTAAAGATTATGTCCTTTTTCATAACCATGCTTATAAAATGGGGGGCTTCAGTCCAGATCCAGCTGACTTATTTAATCAGATTCAGGCAGATCAAGTGAGACTGGGTGTTTATTTTCTAGATATTGAATTAGGCAACCTTGACACCAATGGCATTGATTTAGCAACAGCGATTCGCCAGATAGATCCCTTTGGTAAAATTATTTTTATTACCAGCCATACTAAATATGCTCCTATGGTCTTGAAGCGCAAGGTAGAACCCTTTGCCCTAGTTGAAAAGGGTGATAAAGAGGTGATGCGTCAAGAAATTTTCCAGTGTTTAAATTTGATCACGGACCAAGAAAATAGCGTTTCAAATCAAGAGGATCCTATGATTTCTTTTAAAATAGGCAACAAAGTCTATCGATTTTTAATTGATGAGGTGATTTATATCCAGATCTCATCGCTGCCCCACCGTTTGGAACTGGTGACAGAGACCGGGCATTATCAGTTCTATGGCAAAATTAAAGCCTACCAAAGGGAATATCCCCAAGACTTATTTGGTATTAGTCGTAGCACCCTAATCAATCCCGATAAAATTCGTTTGGTTGATGGTGACAAGCGATTGCTCACGCTTGATAATGGTGACCAATTACCCTTCTCAGCCAGCAAGAAAGTGGCGTTAGAAAAATTTGTATTAGCTAAACATAAGACATAA
- a CDS encoding sensor histidine kinase codes for MPQFILECFDYVAGNYLMSQAIEDVSQIIFFDYLKRLIPSLLVCILTLVVTKRYINSPYFKNPLLPLVNYSIFALLNILGFYNNIILPTSAGSQNRVQESFYFFVLQIIVVAVFVFVILQNNRREYEHKLMEARLDNMAKYVDQLEASQDKIRAFRHDYKNLLTTVKSLLNDNRIDDLLEFVAGLDSYSKRELDIKNDKILDLTKVKNPYVKALLLEKFYLIADKGVLVYFECPHNIQDFYLADYDLIRILGILLDNALEAVADQNQARQINILFYLEGNQIEIYIENSLNQAIDLEKIQIKGFSSKANHTGLGLSNLRRIAKKYPNLFIHLENQANTFSVQLIITAP; via the coding sequence ATGCCACAATTTATTTTGGAATGCTTTGATTATGTGGCAGGAAATTATTTGATGAGTCAAGCAATAGAGGATGTTTCGCAAATAATATTTTTTGACTACTTGAAGCGATTAATCCCTAGTTTGCTAGTGTGTATTTTGACTTTAGTTGTGACAAAGCGATACATCAATTCGCCATATTTTAAAAATCCGCTACTTCCTCTGGTTAATTATAGTATATTCGCTTTGCTGAACATACTTGGGTTCTACAATAATATTATACTTCCTACGAGTGCAGGTTCTCAAAATCGGGTACAGGAGTCTTTCTATTTTTTTGTTTTGCAGATTATAGTTGTGGCAGTGTTTGTATTTGTTATCTTGCAAAATAACAGGAGAGAATACGAGCATAAGTTAATGGAGGCTCGACTAGATAATATGGCTAAATATGTAGACCAACTAGAAGCAAGCCAAGATAAAATAAGGGCCTTTAGGCATGATTATAAGAATCTATTGACTACTGTTAAATCTCTTTTGAATGATAATCGTATAGATGATTTATTAGAATTTGTAGCAGGCTTGGATAGCTACTCAAAAAGAGAGTTAGATATCAAAAATGATAAAATTTTAGATCTTACTAAGGTAAAAAATCCTTATGTAAAAGCCCTGCTACTAGAAAAATTCTATTTGATTGCAGACAAGGGAGTCTTGGTTTATTTTGAATGTCCGCATAATATACAGGATTTTTATCTTGCTGACTATGACCTGATTCGTATTCTAGGAATTTTATTAGACAATGCGCTTGAGGCGGTAGCTGATCAGAACCAGGCTCGTCAAATCAATATCTTGTTTTATTTAGAAGGCAATCAAATTGAAATTTATATTGAAAACTCTTTAAATCAAGCGATTGATTTAGAAAAAATTCAAATTAAGGGCTTTTCTAGTAAAGCCAATCATACGGGTTTGGGTTTGTCTAATTTGCGGCGTATCGCCAAGAAATATCCTAATCTTTTTATACATCTTGAAAATCAAGCTAACACTTTTTCTGTTCAATTGATTATCACAGCCCCTTAG
- a CDS encoding IS256 family transposase yields MAQLNITLNLEEITEAVLNSDMDQMMKSLTVTIFNAYMQAEREEFINAKRYERTDDRKDYRNGSYKRNFKTKVGTVELDVPRTRSGEFDTKLFDKYQRMDKAFVAVLTEMYINGVSTRRIKKVVETLCGEGVSKSFVSSVNKNLDPAVFEFKGRSLTHTNFRYVYVDAMYIKVRENHRSVSKGVYIAQGINDDNRREIIGFMIADNESEENWKNFFLDLKARGLTKPTLIISDAHKGLKSAISNQFLGTTWQRCTVHFLRNILAHFPKKDCSHERSLLKRIFNADSQQRARELKFEFVEYVSGNEKYDKAVNTLEEGFEDAIPYLLEPTPYRVSLKTTNSLERLNREIRRREKVVGLFPNIEAAERLIGSVLLDLHEYWETCPHKFFNNIV; encoded by the coding sequence ATGGCTCAACTAAATATTACCCTAAACTTAGAAGAAATTACAGAGGCAGTTCTAAACAGTGATATGGATCAGATGATGAAGTCCCTAACTGTAACCATCTTTAATGCCTATATGCAAGCAGAGCGTGAGGAATTTATTAATGCTAAGCGCTATGAGCGCACAGATGACCGGAAAGATTATCGTAATGGCTCCTATAAAAGAAACTTTAAAACAAAGGTAGGGACTGTTGAACTGGATGTCCCTCGGACACGATCAGGAGAATTTGATACCAAGCTATTCGATAAATATCAACGTATGGACAAGGCCTTTGTGGCTGTTTTAACCGAAATGTATATTAATGGGGTCTCAACACGCCGTATTAAGAAGGTTGTTGAAACACTCTGTGGCGAAGGTGTTTCTAAATCATTTGTCTCTTCAGTAAATAAAAACTTGGACCCTGCTGTTTTCGAATTTAAAGGGCGTTCCCTAACACATACGAATTTTCGATATGTTTATGTCGATGCCATGTATATTAAAGTTCGCGAAAACCATCGTTCTGTCTCTAAAGGTGTTTATATTGCTCAGGGTATTAACGATGATAATCGTCGCGAAATTATCGGCTTTATGATTGCTGATAATGAATCAGAAGAAAACTGGAAGAACTTCTTCCTTGATTTAAAGGCCAGAGGCCTAACTAAACCAACATTAATTATATCTGACGCCCACAAGGGACTAAAATCAGCGATTAGTAATCAATTTTTAGGCACTACCTGGCAACGGTGTACGGTTCATTTTCTACGTAATATTTTAGCTCATTTTCCAAAAAAGGATTGCAGTCATGAGAGAAGTCTTCTAAAGAGAATATTTAATGCTGATAGTCAACAAAGAGCGCGAGAGTTAAAATTTGAATTTGTAGAATACGTTAGTGGCAATGAGAAATATGACAAAGCTGTTAATACGCTAGAGGAAGGCTTCGAAGATGCTATCCCATACTTATTAGAACCCACACCTTATCGCGTTTCACTGAAAACAACTAACAGTCTAGAAAGGCTAAATCGAGAAATTAGAAGAAGAGAGAAAGTTGTCGGCCTCTTTCCTAATATAGAGGCTGCGGAGCGACTTATAGGAAGTGTATTGCTTGATTTGCATGAATATTGGGAGACATGTCCTCATAAATTCTTTAATAACATAGTCTAA
- a CDS encoding bacteriocin — translation MKKYHTLKKSELMQIKAGGAALNIISTIGSFLIADAWRHSDQIREGYQQTRH, via the coding sequence ATGAAAAAATATCATACCTTGAAAAAATCAGAATTGATGCAAATCAAAGCTGGAGGTGCTGCTTTGAATATTATCTCAACCATTGGTAGTTTTCTTATAGCTGACGCTTGGAGACATAGCGATCAAATTAGGGAGGGCTACCAACAAACGCGCCACTAG
- a CDS encoding MetQ/NlpA family ABC transporter substrate-binding protein: MKKKLLALFLAVTFVLAACGSSGSSEATTVRLGVVGEKNDQWEYIQKELADKENINLELVKFTDYRAPIVALEDGSIDLHSALTEIFMEEVNKESGYTNTTIAYTTLNPMGVFSEKITSLDQLADNAKVAVPDDVSNESRALLLLQTAGLIKLDPAKGLLPTINDITENPKNLQFTSMAANQTARSLNDVDIALVNNDMATDAGFIPTQDSIYLEPVAESSKPYYNVIAARGDRQDEEIFQTIIKYYQTDQVAKIIDEMSNGSSIPVWEGAPQP, encoded by the coding sequence ATGAAAAAGAAACTACTTGCCCTATTTTTAGCTGTCACCTTTGTCCTAGCTGCCTGTGGTTCTTCCGGTTCCAGTGAGGCAACTACTGTCCGCTTAGGGGTAGTTGGGGAAAAGAATGACCAGTGGGAATACATCCAAAAAGAATTAGCCGACAAGGAAAATATCAATTTGGAGCTCGTTAAGTTTACTGACTACCGGGCGCCAATTGTGGCCCTTGAAGATGGTTCAATTGACCTTCATTCAGCCTTGACTGAAATTTTCATGGAAGAGGTTAACAAGGAATCGGGTTATACCAATACGACCATTGCCTATACCACCCTTAATCCTATGGGGGTCTTCTCTGAAAAAATTACTAGTCTAGACCAATTAGCTGATAACGCCAAGGTAGCGGTTCCTGATGATGTGTCTAACGAGAGCCGGGCCCTCTTACTCTTACAAACGGCTGGCCTAATCAAGCTGGATCCAGCCAAGGGTCTCTTACCAACTATCAATGATATTACTGAAAATCCTAAAAACCTTCAGTTTACCTCTATGGCTGCCAACCAAACGGCGCGCTCATTAAATGATGTCGACATCGCCCTGGTTAACAATGATATGGCTACTGATGCTGGCTTTATCCCAACCCAAGATTCAATTTACTTGGAGCCAGTGGCTGAGAGCTCTAAACCTTATTACAATGTTATTGCAGCTCGGGGTGACCGCCAGGACGAGGAAATTTTCCAAACGATTATTAAGTACTATCAAACCGACCAAGTCGCTAAGATCATCGATGAAATGTCCAATGGTTCATCTATCCCAGTTTGGGAGGGTGCACCGCAACCCTAA
- a CDS encoding M20 family metallopeptidase: MLSDYQEKIHDYISKQAPIYQDLALDIHAHPEVSNYEFHSQQVLADQLDQLGFKVVRDVAGHRTAFAAYYDSGQPGPTIAFLAEYDALPGIGHACGHNLFGNYSCLAGAAIKQVIDDLGGQVRVYGTPGEEGGENGSAKGSFVRHGFFADVDFALCAHPGHKYQPTSAFLANDPVDIEFFGKSSHAAAAPEKGISALDAMILAFNGINSLRFSMPKDVNIHGVITDGGQAANVVPDYTSARFYLRAKNRATLDQVYQKVENVVAGAAQATGTTYQFGLFQNACDDMIKTPSFDQVFLNHIKALDIPDCDIEENPVDKGLGSSDVGNVSQVIPTIQPYISISDDYIAGHSSEFKAAAKSDKGLASIALAAELLARTALDLYTDDNLRQKIKTDYQTSRAKGN; this comes from the coding sequence ATGTTAAGCGACTATCAAGAAAAAATTCATGACTATATTAGCAAGCAAGCGCCAATTTACCAGGATTTAGCCTTGGATATTCATGCCCACCCCGAAGTTTCTAACTATGAATTTCATAGCCAGCAGGTCTTGGCTGACCAATTAGACCAGCTTGGTTTTAAAGTGGTCCGGGATGTGGCTGGTCACCGAACAGCTTTTGCTGCCTACTATGATTCTGGTCAGCCCGGACCAACCATTGCCTTCTTGGCGGAGTATGATGCCCTGCCCGGTATTGGCCACGCCTGTGGCCACAATCTCTTTGGCAACTATTCCTGCTTAGCTGGCGCTGCTATTAAGCAGGTGATTGATGACTTGGGGGGCCAAGTCCGGGTTTATGGGACGCCAGGCGAAGAGGGCGGCGAGAATGGGTCAGCCAAGGGGTCTTTTGTGAGACATGGCTTCTTTGCTGACGTCGATTTTGCTCTCTGCGCCCATCCCGGCCACAAGTACCAACCGACCTCAGCCTTCTTGGCTAATGATCCGGTTGATATTGAATTTTTCGGCAAGTCATCCCACGCAGCTGCTGCCCCAGAAAAGGGAATTTCGGCCCTAGATGCTATGATTCTAGCCTTTAATGGTATCAATAGTTTGCGATTCTCCATGCCCAAGGATGTCAATATCCACGGTGTCATTACCGATGGGGGTCAAGCTGCCAATGTGGTGCCCGACTATACTTCAGCCCGCTTTTATCTGCGGGCTAAAAACCGGGCCACCCTGGACCAGGTCTACCAAAAAGTAGAAAATGTGGTTGCCGGGGCTGCCCAAGCAACCGGTACGACTTATCAGTTTGGCCTCTTTCAAAATGCCTGTGACGATATGATAAAAACACCTAGTTTTGACCAGGTCTTTCTCAACCATATTAAAGCACTAGACATCCCGGATTGTGATATTGAGGAAAATCCAGTTGACAAGGGCCTGGGTTCATCAGATGTTGGTAATGTGAGCCAGGTGATTCCGACGATCCAGCCTTATATCTCGATATCAGATGACTATATTGCTGGTCACTCAAGCGAATTTAAAGCAGCTGCCAAAAGCGATAAGGGCTTAGCTTCGATTGCCCTAGCCGCCGAACTGCTAGCTCGGACAGCCCTTGACCTTTATACTGATGACAATTTACGTCAAAAAATTAAGACTGATTACCAAACCAGTCGCGCGAAAGGAAATTAA
- a CDS encoding MetQ/NlpA family ABC transporter substrate-binding protein yields MKKLLKLSLLFATGLSLAACGGGRESGDSADQTVKLGIIGEDTDVWDSVKEDLAADGIELEYVKFTEYSQPNKALAEGDIDLNSFQHQIFLDNFNEEFGTDLVSIGNTVIAPLAIYSNQVQDIKEVKAGDTVAIPSDVTNGGRALILLQSAGLIKVDPAKGITPTVSDITENPLNLKITEVDASQTARSLGDVTISVINSGMAVDAGLNPESDAIFSEPVDENSKPYVNIIVARAEDQDNEVYQKVVDAYQTDKTAQAIQETSKGANVPAWEQFGRK; encoded by the coding sequence ATGAAAAAATTATTAAAGCTATCATTATTATTTGCAACAGGTCTGAGTCTGGCTGCTTGCGGTGGAGGTAGAGAATCAGGAGATAGCGCTGACCAAACTGTTAAGTTAGGTATTATTGGTGAAGACACGGATGTCTGGGATAGCGTTAAGGAAGACCTAGCTGCAGATGGGATTGAGCTTGAGTATGTCAAATTTACCGAATATAGCCAGCCTAATAAGGCTTTAGCTGAAGGTGATATTGACCTCAATTCCTTCCAACACCAAATCTTTTTAGATAATTTTAATGAGGAATTTGGCACTGACCTGGTGTCTATCGGTAATACCGTGATTGCCCCACTAGCCATCTACTCTAACCAAGTGCAAGATATCAAAGAGGTTAAAGCCGGGGACACAGTGGCCATACCTTCTGATGTGACTAATGGTGGTCGGGCCCTAATACTTTTACAGTCAGCGGGTCTGATTAAGGTTGATCCAGCTAAGGGCATTACACCGACAGTTTCTGATATTACGGAAAACCCGCTAAACCTAAAGATTACCGAGGTCGATGCTTCACAAACAGCCCGCAGCCTAGGTGATGTGACCATCTCAGTTATTAATAGCGGCATGGCTGTCGATGCTGGTTTAAATCCGGAAAGTGATGCCATTTTCTCTGAGCCGGTTGATGAGAATTCTAAACCCTATGTCAACATCATCGTGGCCCGAGCTGAAGACCAGGACAATGAAGTCTATCAAAAAGTAGTTGACGCTTACCAAACGGATAAAACGGCCCAAGCCATCCAAGAGACCTCTAAGGGTGCTAATGTGCCAGCTTGGGAACAATTTGGCCGTAAATAG